The Mercurialis annua linkage group LG8, ddMerAnnu1.2, whole genome shotgun sequence genome window below encodes:
- the LOC126660504 gene encoding pentatricopeptide repeat-containing protein At3g16610 translates to MLCIRKPHIDYIHLLEACIQSKSLLQGKLIHQHLLKNHITTPTNTQCSQIIEKLTHFYLVCNNVVSARHLFDESPQKPKKVLIWNMLIRAYAWNGPFNESISLYFKMLELGIQPSKFTYPFVLKACSALQAIEEGKEIHFHAKRLKLDSDVYVATALVDMYAKCGCLEDAEMVFNDMNSRDVVAWNSMIAGFSLHGGYVDESIRLLIQMQEDFVTPNSSTMVAVLPLFAQANLLSHGKAVHGFCVRRGYIRGVVVATGLLDMYGKCRFISYARRIFDTMGVVRNEVTWSAMLGSYVICDLMREALDLFQDMMRIKDAAFVGPTEVTLSAVLRACAELTDVSRGRSIHCYANKLGFISDLMFGNTLLSTYAKCGIVDDTIRFFHEMEFKDEVSYNAIISGCVQNGNAKEALSMFCRMRLSGMDPDSATMIGVIPACAHLAALQHGSCCHSYAIIQGFAVELTICNALIDMYAKCGRVDTARRVFDNMHKRDIVTWNSMIFAYGNHGLGMEALNLFDKMLAGGLEPDDVTFICVVSACSHSGLVTEGQRWFNAMRRDFDIIPRMEHYVCMVDLLSRAGYFDEVHNFIKQMPFEPDVRIWSALLSACKVHNNIKLGEEVSKKIQKLGHESTGNFVLLSNMYSTVGRWHEAAEVRITQKDQGFMKSPGCSWIEIGGVVHAFIGGDTSHPQSPRIKQKLTELLVEMKKLGYKGESTFVFHDVEEEEKEQILLYHSEKLAIAFGILSLSPNKSILVTKNLRVCGDCHAAIKLISLITKRDITVRDASRFHHFRNGICNCGDFW, encoded by the coding sequence ATGCTTTGTATAAGAAAGCCACATATAGATTATATACATCTGCTTGAAGCTTGCATACAGTCAAAATCTCTACTTCAAGGCAAGCTCATCCACCAACATCTCCTCAAAAACCACATTACAACCCCTACCAATACTCAGTGTAGCCAGATTATTGAAAAACTCACGCACTTTTATTTGGTATGTAATAACGTTGTATCTGCACGCCACTTGTTCGATGAAAGTCCCCAGAAGCCGAAAAAAGTTCTGATATGGAACATGTTGATAAGGGCATATGCTTGGAATGGACCCTTTAATGAATCCATTAGCTTGTACTTTAAAATGCTTGAATTGGGTATCCAACCCTCTAAATTTACGTACCCTTTTGTTCTTAAAGCATGTTCTGCTCTTCAAGCAATTGAAGAGGGTAAAGAGATTCATTTTCATGCTAAAAGACTGAAGCTTGATTCTGATGTTTATGTGGCTACTGCTTTGGTTGATATGTATGCGAAATGCGGGTGTTTGGAGGATGCGGAGATGGTGTTTAATGATATGAATTCTAGAGATGTTGTTGCTTGGAATTCTATGATTGCAGGGTTTTCTCTGCATGGGGGTTATGTTGATGAGAGTATTCGATTGCTTATCCAAATGCAAGAGGATTTTGTGACACCTAATTCTTCGACTATGGTTGCTGTTCTTCCATTGTTTGCTCAAGCTAATCTTCTAAGCCATGGAAAGGCGGTGCATGGTTTTTGTGTAAGGAGAGGGTACATTCGTGGTGTGGTGGTTGCAACTGGACTTTTGGACATGTATGGGAAATGTCGGTTTATAAGTTACGCTAGAAGAATTTTTGATACGATGGGCGTTGTCAGGAATGAGGTTACTTGGAGTGCAATGCTTGGTTCTTATGTTATATGTGATTTAATGAGGGAGgcattggatttatttcaggACATGATGAGGATAAAGGATGCTGCGTTTGTTGGTCCTACAGAAGTAACTCTTTCTGCTGTACTTCGAGCTTGTGCAGAGTTAACAGACGTGAGCAGAGGAAGATCCATACACTGTTACGCGAAcaaattaggatttatttcagaTTTAATGTTTGGAAATACTTTACTTTCAACGTATGCGAAGTGTGGGATTGTCGATGACACTATAAGGTTTTTTCACGAAATGGAATTCAAAGATGAAGTTTCGTACAATGCTATTATTTCAGGGTGTGTGCAGAATGGTAATGCGAAAGAGGCTCTGTCTATGTTCTGTAGGATGCGATTGTCTGGGATGGATCCGGATTCCGCAACCATGATAGGGGTCATCCCAGCTTGTGCTCATTTGGCAGCTCTACAACACGGTTCTTGCTGTCATTCTTATGCAATAATCCAGGGATTTGCAGTTGAACTAACAATTTGTAATGCTCTTATTGACATGTATGCGAAGTGTGGAAGGGTAGATACTGCTAGGAGAGTTTTCGATAATATGCACAAGCGGGATATTGTAACATGGAACTCAATGATATTTGCTTACGGTAATCACGGTCTAGGAATGGAAgccttaaatttatttgataaaatgcTGGCAGGTGGTTTAGAGCCAGACGATGTTACTTTCATTTGTGTCGTATCTGCTTGCAGCCATTCAGGACTCGTCACAGAAGGTCAACGTTGGTTTAACGCTATGCGACGAGATTTTGACATCATTCCTAGGATGGAGCATTATGTATGCATGGTTGATCTCTTAAGCCGAGCAGGATATTTTGATGAGgtacataattttattaaacaaatgCCATTTGAGCCTGATGTTCGTATCTGGAGTGCCCTTCTTTCTGCTTGTAAGGTTCATAACAATATTAAACTTGGGGAAGAAGTATCAAAGAAAATCCAGAAGCTAGGACATGAAAGTACTGGAAATTTCGTTCTTTTATCGAATATGTATAGTACAGTTGGGAGGTGGCACGAGGCAGCTGAGGTTAGGATCACGCAGAAGGATCAAGGTTTTATGAAGAGCCCTGGATGCAGTTGGATTGAGATAGGTGGCGTTGTTCACGCGTTTATCGGTGGAGATACGTCGCATCCGCAATCACCTAGGATAAAGCAGAAACTTACTGAACTTTTGGTGGAGATGAAAAAGTTGGGTTACAAAGGGGAGTCTACATTTGTTTTTCATGATGTTGAAGAAGAGGAAAAGGAGCAGATTCTGCTTTATCATAGTGAAAAACTGGCAATTGCATTTGGTATCCTTAGTCTGAGCCCCAACAAGTCCATTTTAGTAACTAAGAATTTGCGAGTTTGTGGGGATTGTCATGCTGCTATAAAGCTTATCTCTCTTATTACCAAGAGAGATATTACAGTTCGAGATGCAAGTCGGTTTCATCATTTCAGAAATGGAATTTGCAATTGTGGAGATTTCTGGTGA
- the LOC126660505 gene encoding MACPF domain-containing protein At4g24290 translates to MALKRPAPEAAEIAIGSIGRGYDITSDLRLKFCKGEGKKSQLIEIDECGGREIVLPGGISIPNVSKSIKCDKGERTRFRSDVLSFQQMSEQFNQEMSLTGKIPSGLFNSMFDFSNCWQKDAASTKTLAFDGIFITLYTVALEKSQMVLRDHVRKAVPSSWEPAALAKFIETFGTHIIVGLKMGGKDVIYMKQQHSSIIPPADIQKRLKEMADKRFLDTSSQYSMGSDQVFQNNKLDIREHRLRFVDTSPSGSYTHKEDIVRNYKRRGGNDNKLLSHSEWLQTVQFEPDVISMSFIPITSLLNGVPGSGFLSHAINLYLRYKPPIEELHQFLEFQLPRQWAPVFSDLPLGPQRKQQSTVSLQFSLMGPKLFVNTMPVDVGNRPVTGLRLYLEGKRSNRLAIHLQHLSSLPKVFQLADDPNGNFRQESYDRKYYEKIQWKNFSHVCTAPVESDEELSIVTGAQLQVENSGFKNILFLRLRFSTVTGATVVKHPEWDGSPGLAQKSGLISTLISHHFTSVQKPPPRAADVNINSAVYPGGPPVPVQVPKLLKFVDTTEMARGPQESPGYWVVSGARLVVEKGRISLRVKYSLLTIILPDDDLEPDL, encoded by the exons ATGGCGCTTAAACGTCCTGCTCCGGAGGCAGCTGAGATTGCAATTGGCTCCATTGGCCGTGGATACGATATAACATCAGATTTGAGGTTGAAATTCTGTAAAGGGGAAGGGAAAAAATCACAGCTAATTGAGATTGATGAATGTGGGGGCAGAGAGATTGTTTTGCCTGGTGGGATTTCGATCCCTAATGTTTCTAAATCAATAAAGTGTGATAAAGGGGAGCGAACAAGGTTTAGGTCCGATGTCCTATCATTTCAGCAG ATGTCGGAGCAATTCAACCAGGAAATGTCATTGACTGGAAAAATACCTTCTGGTCTTTTCAATTCGATGTTTGATTTCTCAAATTGCTGGCAGAAAGATGCAGCAAGCACAAAAACCCTTGCTTTTGATGGAATATTCATTACACTATATACAGTTGCATTAGAAAAATCTCAAATGGTTCTACGTGATCATGTAAGAAAGGCCGTCCCTTCATCATGGGAACCTGCGGCATTAGCAAA GTTTATTGAAACATTTGGCACTCATATTATTGTTGGTTTAAAGATGGGTGGGAAGGATGTCATTTATATGAAGCAGCAGCATTCATCGATTATTCCGCCTGCCGATATTCAGAAGAGACTGAAAGAGATGGCTGATAAAAGGTTTTTAGATACTAGTAGCCAGTATAGCATGGGTTCTGACCAAGTTTTCCAAAATAACAAG TTGGATATCAGGGAGCACCGGCTGAGATTTGTTGATACCAGTCCCTCAGGTTCTTATACACACAAGGAG GATATTGTGAGAAATTACAAAAGGAGAGGTGGAAATGATAATAAACTTTTATCCCATAGTGAGTGGTTACAGACTGTTCAATTTGAGCCTGATGTTATCTCAATGTCTTTCATTCCCATTACTTCCCTATTGAATGGAGTCCCGGGGAGTGGATTCTTGAGTCATGCCATAAATCTATACTTACGAT ATAAACCCCCCATTGAAGAGCTACACCAGTTTCTGGAATTTCAGTTACCAAGGCAGTGGGCTCCAGTGTTCAGTGACCTTCCCCTTGGCCCACAGCGGAAACAACAAAGTACAGTGTCTTTACAGTTTAGTCTTATGGGACCTAAGCTTTTTGTGAATACTATGCCG GTTGATGTTGGTAATAGACCGGTGACCGGCCTTCGGCTCTATTTAGAAGGTAAAAGAAGCAACCGCTTAGCCATACACTTGCAACACCTCTCATCTCTTCCAAAAGTCTTCCAACTTGCAGATGATCCAAATGGTAACTTCCGCCAGGAATCCTATGATCGCAAATACTACGAGAAAATTCAATGGAAGAATTTCTCTCATGTTTGTACTGCTCCTGTTGAGTCCGATGAGGAACTTTCCATAGTAACCGGAGCTCAGTTACAAGTTGAGAATTCCGGGTTCAAAAACATTCTGTTTTTACGGCTGCGATTCTCAACTGTGACAGGAGCAACAGTTGTAAAGCATCCAGAGTGGGACGGATCGCCAGGATTGGCACAGAAATCTGGCCTCATTTCAACATTAATCAGCCACCACTTTACATCAGTTCAGAAACCACCTCCGAGAGCAGCCGATGTAAATATAAATTCAGCCGTCTACCCCGGGGGTCCTCCGGTGCCTGTTCAAGTCCCTAAGCTTCTGAAATTTGTTGACACAACAGAGATGGCAAGAGGGCCCCAAGAATCTCCTGGATATTGGGTTGTATCCGGGGCAAGATTAGTCGTTGAGAAAGGCAGGATTTCTCTTCGGGTTAAATACTCATTATTAACTATTATATTACCCGATGACGATTTGGAACCAGATCTCTAG
- the LOC126659891 gene encoding uncharacterized protein LOC126659891: MNEFGSERSKGWNIYTSSESSSSSQIEQEGPWKNLGTSMNAVAFGFVATAILISMFLIMAIFEHLFRPNPSFSSPTAANESLESGHKLPNPHTVRKTSYASDYSVVMPGEKFATFIAHPAPLPIPSCSREGISWPSHDHHNLV, translated from the exons ATGAATGAATTTGGATCAGAGAGATCAAAAGGTTGGAACATATACACAAGTTCAGAGTCTAGTAGTTCATCACAAATAGAGCAAGAAGGTCCATGGAAAAACTTGGGAACATCAATGAATGCAGTAGCCTTTGGATTCGTAGCAACAGctattttaatttcaatgtTCTTGATTATGGCTATTTTCGAACATCTTTTTAGACCGAACCCTTCGTTTTCTTCTCCGACAGCAGCCAACGAGTCTCTCGAATCAGGACACAAGCTTCCGAATCCACACACA GTAAGAAAAACATCATATGCATCAGATTATTCAGTGGTGATGCCTGGAGAAAAGTTTGCAACATTTATTGCTCATCCAGCTCCTCTTCCTATTCCATCATGTTCAAGAGAAGGCATTTCTTGGCCTTCTCATGACCATCACAATCTTGTATGA